A stretch of the Ptychodera flava strain L36383 chromosome 18, AS_Pfla_20210202, whole genome shotgun sequence genome encodes the following:
- the LOC139117219 gene encoding oocyte zinc finger protein XlCOF6-like: MMPFTCKVCGKTFIRSTCLQRHLGLHKEETSFSCKVCSKSFTEDESLQCHINTHKNVEPCGIGLTCKRYLKVHMWTHTDEKPFVCKVCGKGFTQNGDLKGHIRTHTDEKPFVCKVCGKGFTRNGHLKVHSRTHTGEKPFVCKVCGKCFTHNGYLKVHSRTHTDEKPSVCKVCGKGVTQNGDLKRHMRTHTDEKPFVCKVCGKGFTQNGDLKRHMRTHTGEKPFVCKVCGKCFTQNEHLKVHMRTHTGETPFVCKVCGKGFIQNGDLKRHMRTHTGEKPFVCKVCGKGFTHNEHLKVHSRTHTGEKPFVCKVCGKCFTQNEHLKVHSRTHTDEKPFVCKVCGKGFTQNGDLKRHMRTHTDEKPFVCKVCGKGFTRNEHLKVHSRTHTGEKPFVCKVCGKCFTQNGHLKLHSRTHTDEKPFVCKVCGKGFTQNGDLKRHMRTHTDEKPFVFKVCGKGLTQN, translated from the coding sequence ATGATGCCATTCActtgcaaagtgtgtggaaagaCGTTCATAAGGAGTACTTGTCTACAAAGGCATCTAGGGCTTCACAAAGAGGAAACATCATTTTCTTGTAAAGTGTGCAGTAAGAGTTTTACAGAAGATGAAAGTCTGCAATGCCACATCAACACTCATAAAAATGTGGAGCCTTGTGGCATTGGTTTAACATGTAAAAGATATCTGAAAGTTCATATGTGGACACATACAGATgagaagccttttgtctgcaaagtgtgtggcaagggtttcacaCAAAATGGAGATCTGAAAGGTCATATCAGGACACATACAGATgagaagccttttgtctgcaaagtatgtggcaagggtttcacaCGTAATGGACACCTGAAAGTTCATAGTAGAACACATACAGGTgagaagccttttgtctgcaaagtgtgtggcaagtgTTTCACACATAATGGATACCTTAAAGTTCATAGTAGAACACATACAGATGAGAAGCCTtctgtctgcaaagtgtgtggcaagggtgTCACACAAAATGGAGATCTGAAACGtcatatgaggacacatacagatgagaagccgtttgtctgcaaagtgtgtggcaagggtttcacaCAAAATGGAGATCTGAAACGtcatatgaggacacatacaggtgagaagccttttgtctgcaaagtgtgtggcaagtgTTTCACACAAAATGAACACCTGAAAGttcatatgaggacacatacaggTGAGACGCCTTTTGtgtgcaaagtgtgtggcaagggtttcatACAAAATGGAGATCTGAAACGtcatatgaggacacatacaggtgagaagccttttgtctgcaaagtgtgtggcaagggtttcacaCATAATGAACACCTGAAAGTTCATAGTAGAACACATACAGGTgagaagccttttgtctgcaaagtgtgtggcaagtgTTTCACACAAAATGAACATCTGAAAGTTCATAGTAGGACACATACAGATgagaagccttttgtctgcaaagtgtgtggcaagggtttcacaCAAAATGGAGATCTGAAACGtcatatgaggacacatacagatgagaagccttttgtctgcaaagtgtgtggcaagggtttcacaCGTAATGAACACCTGAAAGTTCATAGTAGAACACATACAGGTgagaagccttttgtctgcaaagtgtgtggcaagtgTTTCACACAAAATGGACACCTGAAACTTCATAGTAGAACACATACAGATgagaagccttttgtctgcaaagtgtgtggcaagggtttcacaCAAAATGGAGATCTGAAACGtcatatgaggacacatacagatgagaagccttttgtcttcaaagtgtgtggcaagggtttaaCACAGAATTGA